One window of the Rhizobium etli 8C-3 genome contains the following:
- a CDS encoding CapA family protein — protein MKDRFTLAVTGQSLIKHDIRGIPAPAFGRVRSLLRQADLSFTNFEGTILGSHGGWPLKGSFFGCSDPVVLDTLRAIGFRALSLSNNHAFDLGPSGVLSTLEEVEKRDFLHAGLGRDHTEVSRPSTATIGGRRVAIVAMDGGPGPDFMYAANADDNRPGRPGVNRLRLSQVIEVDETAFDQIQAIRDKVGYTAIDLTNDSQPDDPPRLAPESEIGISRAVFRRSERFGRSVKIDEADLARNLASIAAAAADRSLVVAYLHHHHWASDWYQVPDWVSGVAKRCIDAGAAMFVSHGAPVLQPIEIYRGRPIFYSLGNFIFHVRSEKSTWTAPEVWESVIGLCSFGEDNGLIEITLHPVIIGGDEALTDGVLERRLAPHLAAGESAERILRRFSEQSARLGVDIEISGDVAVIKF, from the coding sequence ATGAAAGACAGGTTCACATTGGCGGTAACCGGCCAATCGCTCATCAAGCACGATATCCGCGGCATCCCTGCCCCCGCCTTCGGCAGGGTTCGATCGCTCCTTCGCCAGGCGGATCTCTCCTTCACCAACTTCGAGGGGACCATCCTTGGGAGTCACGGCGGGTGGCCACTAAAGGGATCGTTTTTCGGCTGCAGCGATCCGGTCGTTCTCGATACTCTCCGGGCGATCGGGTTTCGGGCGCTTTCGCTTTCGAACAACCATGCCTTCGACCTCGGCCCGTCCGGCGTGCTCTCGACGCTCGAGGAGGTGGAGAAGCGAGACTTCCTTCATGCCGGCCTCGGTCGCGACCATACCGAGGTCTCGCGGCCAAGCACCGCAACGATCGGCGGGCGGCGGGTCGCGATCGTCGCGATGGACGGAGGTCCCGGTCCGGATTTCATGTATGCCGCCAACGCCGACGACAATCGCCCCGGACGCCCGGGCGTCAATCGGCTTCGACTGTCCCAGGTCATCGAGGTCGACGAGACCGCGTTCGATCAAATCCAGGCCATTCGCGACAAGGTCGGTTACACGGCGATCGATCTCACCAATGACAGCCAGCCGGACGATCCGCCGCGCCTCGCCCCGGAATCCGAGATCGGCATCTCGCGTGCGGTCTTCAGGCGATCGGAAAGGTTCGGACGCAGCGTCAAGATCGATGAGGCTGATCTTGCCAGGAACCTCGCCTCGATCGCGGCTGCGGCCGCCGACCGATCTCTGGTGGTCGCCTATCTCCACCATCACCATTGGGCGTCCGACTGGTATCAGGTCCCCGACTGGGTGAGTGGCGTTGCCAAACGATGCATCGATGCTGGTGCTGCCATGTTCGTGAGCCACGGTGCGCCCGTTCTCCAGCCCATCGAGATCTACCGGGGCCGGCCGATCTTCTACAGCCTGGGGAATTTCATTTTCCATGTGCGTTCGGAGAAGTCGACCTGGACGGCACCCGAAGTCTGGGAGAGCGTCATCGGCCTATGCTCGTTCGGCGAGGACAACGGACTTATCGAGATCACGCTTCATCCCGTCATCATCGGAGGCGATGAAGCGCTGACTGACGGGGTGCTGGAACGTCGCCTGGCGCCGCATCTCGCAGCAGGCGAAAGCGCCGAACGGATATTGCGCCGATTTTCCGAACAATCGGCCAGGCTCGGCGTCGACATCGAGATTTCCGGCGATGTCGCGGTCATCAAGTTTTAG
- a CDS encoding quinone oxidoreductase family protein gives MKAIIMNDIGDTDVIEFVNYREPEVTPGHVLVEIAAAGVNFMDIGVRQGMAWTDLPNPKILGVEGAGRILAVGEGVTDFSVGDRVAWVYAPGSYAQRISIPVTSLVSIPDFIDDRTAASIMMQGLTASHFATDFYPVQQGDIALVHAAAGGVGLLLTQIIRLRGGRVIGRVSSKEKMAIAKQAGAEHVIVDTRGDFAQDVLRLTGGKGVDVVYGGSGPTTFQGSLDSLRRSGTFCWYGPVLGGPGLLDIMSLPKSIKIGYAVFSDHIQTPELLRARSRQLFDWARDGSLTVNLGKSYPLADAALAHADMASRRTTGKLLLLP, from the coding sequence ATGAAAGCAATTATCATGAACGACATTGGTGACACCGATGTCATAGAATTTGTGAATTATCGGGAGCCCGAAGTCACGCCGGGACATGTTCTCGTCGAGATTGCTGCGGCAGGCGTCAACTTCATGGACATCGGGGTTCGGCAAGGCATGGCCTGGACCGACTTACCAAACCCGAAAATACTTGGCGTCGAAGGCGCAGGGCGCATTCTCGCGGTCGGTGAAGGCGTGACGGATTTCTCCGTGGGCGACCGCGTCGCCTGGGTTTACGCACCGGGAAGCTATGCGCAACGGATCTCGATCCCCGTCACGTCGCTGGTAAGTATCCCTGATTTCATCGATGACCGGACAGCCGCATCGATCATGATGCAGGGATTGACCGCAAGCCACTTCGCAACCGACTTCTACCCGGTTCAGCAGGGCGACATCGCACTGGTCCATGCAGCTGCCGGAGGCGTCGGCTTGCTCCTGACCCAGATCATCAGGCTGCGCGGCGGCCGTGTAATCGGGCGTGTTTCCTCCAAAGAGAAGATGGCCATCGCAAAGCAGGCTGGGGCCGAGCATGTCATTGTCGACACCCGGGGAGACTTTGCGCAGGACGTTCTGCGTTTGACCGGAGGCAAGGGTGTCGATGTTGTCTACGGCGGCTCTGGCCCCACGACCTTCCAAGGATCTCTCGATAGCCTGCGCCGTTCGGGAACCTTTTGCTGGTACGGTCCCGTTTTGGGTGGCCCGGGCCTGCTCGACATCATGAGCCTGCCGAAAAGCATCAAGATCGGCTACGCCGTCTTTTCAGATCACATCCAGACCCCCGAACTCCTTCGCGCCCGCAGCCGGCAGCTTTTCGACTGGGCGCGCGATGGTTCGCTCACGGTCAATCTCGGGAAAAGCTATCCTCTTGCAGACGCAGCTTTGGCCCACGCGGACATGGCGAGCCGACGCACGACCGGAAAGCTGCTGTTGCTCCCGTAG
- a CDS encoding ABC transporter permease, translating into MKAEILRALKKRPHGPVLTASTVLLASYVLLAIAAPVIAPQNPYDPLEIYGWEASSPPGTPGSGDYLYLLGTDGLGRDIVSTILYGLRISLVVSITSAAIAALIGLTAGVSAAYFGKWVDIAIMRLVDLQLSLPTILIALIAIVTLGPGIDRIILALIIAQWATYARIVRGVALSEANKPYMDAARLMRLPTSRIIFRHLLPNSIAPAVTLIPIEVGHAVALEATLSFLGLGVPIDKPSLGSAVANGFQYLLTGQYWISLFPGLALFGLIASINLVGEDVRRRLDPRNHSL; encoded by the coding sequence ATGAAAGCCGAAATTTTGAGGGCGCTGAAGAAGCGTCCGCATGGACCAGTCCTGACCGCGTCCACGGTGTTGCTTGCAAGCTACGTCCTGCTTGCCATCGCCGCACCGGTGATCGCGCCGCAAAACCCCTACGATCCGCTAGAGATCTATGGCTGGGAAGCGTCCTCGCCGCCCGGCACGCCCGGCAGCGGAGATTATCTCTACCTGCTCGGGACCGACGGGCTCGGGCGGGACATCGTCAGCACCATTCTCTATGGTCTGCGCATCAGCCTGGTGGTGTCGATTACGAGTGCGGCGATCGCCGCATTGATCGGCCTGACGGCCGGTGTCAGTGCCGCGTATTTCGGCAAGTGGGTCGATATCGCAATCATGCGGCTCGTCGACCTGCAGCTCAGCCTGCCGACGATCCTGATTGCGCTCATCGCCATCGTCACGCTCGGACCGGGTATAGACCGGATCATCCTGGCGTTGATCATCGCTCAGTGGGCGACCTATGCGCGGATTGTGCGGGGCGTCGCGCTCAGCGAAGCGAACAAGCCCTATATGGATGCGGCCCGATTGATGCGGTTGCCGACCTCACGGATCATCTTCCGCCATCTGCTTCCAAACAGCATCGCGCCCGCCGTTACCTTGATCCCGATCGAGGTCGGCCATGCCGTCGCACTCGAGGCGACTCTCTCCTTCCTTGGGCTCGGCGTTCCAATTGACAAGCCCTCACTCGGTTCGGCGGTCGCAAACGGGTTCCAGTACCTTCTGACCGGCCAATACTGGATCAGCCTGTTCCCGGGCCTGGCCCTCTTCGGCCTGATCGCCAGCATCAATCTCGTCGGCGAAGACGTTCGACGCCGCCTCGATCCAAGGAACCATTCGCTATGA
- the mads1 gene encoding methylation-associated defense system helix-turn-helix domain-containing protein MAD1 codes for MPTEIMTIHEVAEYLKLNDKTAYRLVAEGEIPGFKVGGSWRFKRQDIEGWIARKTTKKKDKK; via the coding sequence ATGCCGACCGAAATTATGACCATCCACGAGGTGGCGGAATATCTGAAGCTCAACGACAAGACGGCCTACCGGCTGGTGGCTGAGGGTGAGATACCTGGCTTCAAGGTAGGCGGTTCGTGGCGGTTCAAGCGGCAAGACATCGAGGGCTGGATCGCCCGCAAAACGACGAAAAAGAAAGACAAAAAATAA
- a CDS encoding ABC transporter substrate-binding protein, producing the protein MKLGNPFRPRLLSALLISILLGGAPWTPAQAQERGELRIATSYKLMTLDPQYANLNENTSLLSHIYERLVYQDENLELKPGLATSWRPLSDTQWEFKLRDSVRFHDGSDFTADDIIYTIERIRDFVKSPSGGFRSYVSGIKSVSATDPLTVLIETNGTVPNLPLSFSSIFVMNRPSEGFETTEELNAGRPPVGTGPYRFESWSSGESLRLARNDDYWGGKPAWLKVTFRVIENPAARVAALSTGEVDVADAIPARDVASLQQRGARIANVSAARINFVQFDVSRETLPGVTGQSGEPIANPFKSPLVRRALAIATDRGILVDKILAGYGTAAAQVLPNGLPGTSAKLLPEAPNYDEAKALLSKAGYPDGFNIVLAGPAGRYPGDAESLQAIAQSWARIGVNAQPAASPFSVFNTKRAAGDYAIWYGGTSGEAVDIILHTLLASPNPGRGTGALNFGKYRNETFDTMLAKAESIQEGPERNQALALATELVMADQPIIPLYHFHHIVGYGPRIGSYVMHPRGWTTAMQTLPAME; encoded by the coding sequence ATGAAACTGGGAAACCCATTTCGCCCACGCCTGCTGTCCGCGCTTCTGATCTCCATCCTCCTCGGGGGTGCTCCGTGGACGCCGGCGCAGGCGCAGGAACGCGGAGAGCTTCGGATCGCCACGTCCTACAAGTTGATGACGCTCGATCCGCAATATGCCAATCTCAACGAGAACACCTCGCTGCTCTCCCACATCTACGAGCGACTCGTCTATCAGGACGAGAATCTCGAGTTGAAGCCTGGCCTTGCCACCTCCTGGCGGCCACTGTCTGACACGCAATGGGAGTTCAAGCTCCGCGACAGCGTGCGCTTTCATGACGGTTCAGACTTCACGGCGGACGACATCATCTACACGATCGAGCGCATCCGGGATTTCGTCAAATCCCCAAGCGGCGGATTTCGCTCTTATGTGAGCGGCATCAAGTCGGTCTCGGCAACTGACCCCCTCACCGTCCTCATCGAGACCAACGGCACGGTCCCCAATCTGCCCCTCTCCTTCTCCTCGATTTTTGTGATGAACCGGCCCTCTGAGGGGTTCGAGACGACGGAGGAGCTCAACGCGGGCCGCCCGCCTGTCGGCACCGGGCCTTACAGGTTCGAAAGCTGGAGTTCCGGGGAGAGCCTCAGACTTGCCCGGAATGACGATTATTGGGGCGGCAAGCCCGCCTGGTTGAAGGTAACCTTCCGCGTCATTGAGAACCCAGCCGCCCGGGTTGCGGCGCTCAGCACCGGTGAGGTCGATGTGGCGGATGCCATTCCGGCGCGCGACGTCGCCTCGCTGCAGCAGCGTGGCGCCAGAATCGCGAACGTCAGTGCGGCACGCATCAACTTCGTGCAGTTCGACGTGTCGCGAGAGACACTTCCGGGCGTGACGGGCCAGTCGGGCGAACCGATCGCCAATCCTTTCAAAAGCCCTCTGGTTCGGCGTGCGCTTGCGATTGCGACGGACCGGGGCATTCTCGTCGACAAGATCCTCGCGGGCTATGGCACGGCTGCGGCTCAGGTCTTGCCGAACGGCCTGCCCGGCACGTCGGCAAAACTGCTTCCCGAGGCTCCAAACTATGACGAGGCAAAGGCGCTTCTCTCCAAGGCCGGATACCCGGACGGCTTCAACATCGTTCTCGCAGGGCCCGCCGGGCGTTATCCCGGCGACGCCGAGAGCCTCCAGGCCATCGCGCAAAGCTGGGCCCGCATCGGCGTCAACGCTCAACCGGCCGCCTCGCCGTTCTCGGTCTTCAATACCAAGCGGGCGGCAGGGGATTATGCCATCTGGTACGGCGGCACGTCCGGCGAGGCGGTCGACATCATTCTCCATACCCTCCTGGCTTCCCCGAACCCCGGGCGCGGAACCGGCGCGTTGAACTTCGGGAAGTATCGCAACGAAACCTTCGACACGATGCTCGCAAAGGCGGAGAGCATTCAGGAGGGGCCGGAGCGCAACCAGGCGCTGGCGCTGGCGACGGAACTCGTGATGGCCGACCAGCCGATCATACCGCTCTACCATTTCCATCACATCGTCGGTTACGGCCCGCGGATCGGCTCCTATGTCATGCACCCCCGCGGCTGGACGACTGCGATGCAGACGCTTCCGGCGATGGAGTAA
- a CDS encoding RES family NAD+ phosphorylase, with product MSLPTITERFPPLPLDDIVSQIRAFPHKSTEEKKAFLQHLVALHPITAVDWGGDWRYRRARALNPGELPPHADGTIWNKNGHPKLGRANAEGFPVLYLADRVNTALAETHIDDQTVMLSEFKILPG from the coding sequence ATGTCTCTGCCCACTATTACCGAACGATTTCCGCCGCTTCCGCTTGACGACATCGTTTCGCAAATTCGCGCGTTTCCACATAAATCCACAGAGGAAAAGAAAGCTTTCTTGCAGCACCTCGTGGCATTGCATCCAATCACGGCGGTCGATTGGGGAGGAGACTGGCGCTACAGGCGGGCACGAGCTTTGAACCCCGGTGAACTGCCGCCGCATGCGGATGGCACGATCTGGAACAAGAATGGCCATCCGAAGCTTGGGCGCGCCAATGCCGAGGGCTTTCCTGTCCTGTATCTTGCTGATCGCGTCAACACCGCGCTCGCCGAGACACATATTGACGATCAGACTGTGATGCTGAGTGAGTTCAAAATTCTCCCAGGATAG
- a CDS encoding helix-turn-helix domain-containing protein has translation MINSKSDDVSEITGAQIRAARALIRWNAKELAKAAGIGVATVSRAEIEDGTTSLTNANLKAIRLALEAAGIEFLPENGGGVGVRFKK, from the coding sequence TTGATCAATTCGAAATCAGATGATGTTAGTGAAATCACGGGTGCGCAAATACGTGCAGCCCGTGCGTTGATCCGTTGGAATGCAAAAGAGCTTGCAAAAGCAGCTGGTATTGGTGTTGCCACGGTGAGCCGCGCGGAAATCGAAGATGGAACCACATCCCTTACAAATGCAAACTTAAAGGCCATTCGACTCGCTTTGGAAGCCGCCGGTATCGAATTCCTCCCCGAAAATGGTGGCGGCGTGGGTGTTCGTTTCAAGAAGTAG
- a CDS encoding TetR/AcrR family transcriptional regulator → MARIKEFDRDKALDSAVGVFREHGFDGASTEMLVKAMKIGRQSLYDTFGDKWALYRLAVERYAFAETDAHIQVLRGNPRAVDGIAAMIDRVVASADQACLGVNSICEFGQSRPDLTDVHLAADHRLRHAASERIKQAQDAGNLDRSLSADAVVDFLIASIAGIRIAARGGAGKEKLESLGQLALRALGQR, encoded by the coding sequence ATGGCAAGGATCAAAGAGTTCGACAGGGACAAGGCGCTCGATTCAGCGGTGGGCGTATTCCGGGAGCATGGCTTCGACGGGGCGTCGACGGAGATGCTGGTAAAGGCCATGAAGATCGGCCGACAGAGCCTTTATGACACCTTCGGCGACAAGTGGGCCCTCTACCGCCTCGCAGTGGAACGCTATGCATTCGCAGAAACCGACGCGCATATTCAAGTGCTGCGCGGCAATCCGCGCGCCGTGGACGGAATTGCGGCGATGATCGACAGGGTCGTGGCCTCCGCGGACCAGGCATGCCTCGGCGTCAACTCAATCTGCGAGTTCGGCCAGAGCCGGCCAGACCTGACCGACGTGCATCTCGCCGCCGATCATCGATTGCGACATGCAGCAAGCGAACGCATCAAGCAGGCGCAAGACGCCGGTAACCTGGATAGGTCGCTGTCGGCAGATGCGGTGGTTGATTTTCTCATTGCCAGCATCGCCGGGATTCGGATCGCAGCGCGCGGGGGTGCCGGGAAAGAGAAACTGGAGTCGCTCGGGCAGTTGGCGCTTCGCGCACTCGGACAGCGGTAA
- a CDS encoding ABC transporter permease translates to MGMISVALGRLSQAFLLLIAMSLIGFIGIHSVGNPVFNVVNIETASPEDIRQATIALGLDQPIWRQYLVFIDNVISGNFGVSYIYHQPAFELVMSKLPATLELASVAMLIAAPLGTGLGLLAGRRSGTLFDRIVLKASVSALSIPSFWLAMMLILVGAILTGWFPSGGRGATARFLGEDWSLLTANGQWHLILPALALAIPNIALIARLSRSGTIEVESLDYTRFCRAKGLSSQRILFRHTLPNISVPIVTIIGLQFGGMLAFAVVVESIFSWPGVGKLLIDSIQLLDRPVVMVTLTFISVAFVALNALVDLFYAVLDPRVRLSSQR, encoded by the coding sequence ATGGGCATGATCTCGGTTGCATTGGGAAGGCTGTCGCAAGCCTTCCTGCTCCTCATCGCCATGTCGTTGATTGGTTTTATCGGCATCCACAGCGTCGGCAATCCGGTCTTCAACGTCGTCAACATTGAAACCGCCAGCCCCGAGGATATCCGCCAGGCCACGATCGCGCTCGGCCTCGATCAGCCGATCTGGCGCCAGTACCTTGTCTTCATAGACAATGTCATCAGTGGAAACTTCGGCGTCTCCTATATCTATCATCAGCCAGCCTTTGAGCTGGTGATGAGCAAGCTGCCGGCAACGCTGGAACTCGCCTCAGTCGCGATGCTGATCGCGGCGCCGCTCGGAACGGGGCTCGGCCTCCTGGCTGGCCGACGGAGCGGCACACTCTTCGATCGGATCGTCCTGAAGGCGAGCGTGTCGGCGCTGAGCATCCCATCCTTTTGGCTGGCGATGATGCTGATCCTCGTCGGCGCCATTCTGACAGGCTGGTTTCCATCCGGCGGCAGAGGGGCGACGGCGCGGTTCCTGGGAGAGGACTGGAGTCTTCTCACCGCAAACGGGCAGTGGCACCTCATACTTCCGGCATTGGCGCTGGCGATACCGAACATCGCGCTGATCGCCCGTCTTTCGCGATCGGGCACGATCGAAGTCGAGAGCCTGGACTATACGAGGTTTTGCCGCGCCAAGGGGCTTTCGTCGCAAAGGATCCTGTTCCGACACACGCTTCCGAACATCAGCGTGCCGATCGTGACGATCATCGGCCTGCAGTTCGGCGGCATGCTCGCCTTTGCCGTGGTGGTGGAATCGATCTTCTCGTGGCCGGGCGTCGGCAAGCTCTTGATAGACTCCATCCAGCTTCTCGACCGCCCGGTGGTGATGGTGACACTGACCTTCATCTCGGTCGCGTTCGTTGCGCTGAATGCCCTCGTCGACCTCTTCTATGCAGTGCTCGATCCGCGCGTGCGCCTGTCTTCACAAAGGTGA
- a CDS encoding dipeptide ABC transporter ATP-binding protein has product MTVEHVNTPLLRVENLGLRHVSRSGPTTILSEVSFELRHGEILGIIGESGAGKSTVGNAILGLLAPEFEQTSGTIAFDGKAIDAMTAGEREALRGRRISAIFQDHTASLDPLMSVGAQVEETCLALDSSLSRRKARARAIDLLARVGIPEPERRYRNYPHQFSGGQRQRVVIAIALAGSPDIIIADEPTSALDATVQKQVLELLKTLVDETGVSIILVTHDMGVTSEIADRVLVMRKGQVVEADRTAVILDRPRHDYTRMLLAAVPRLRIPTGTAKAVDDGDQNHSPATGGDQSPLLVAEGVSKQFAPQGVAWGLGRGKPRFGLRDVGIRLPRGTITGIVGESGSGKTTFGRILAGLDTAPTGRIKIGERAFDVSRSGRRSGLLGRVQMIFQDPSVSLNPRMTVGETLDESIRFGARIGSGDKPAVAAAMMDRLGLPRSLLGRHPHQLSGGQKQRVCIARALLAEPEIIVADEPTSALDVSVQAEIVKLLKDTIAERDMTMIFISHDLAVVQQMCSSVYIFRDGRVEDYGPAEFIFSRSDNPYTRTLINARPRRFTC; this is encoded by the coding sequence ATGACCGTCGAACACGTGAACACACCCCTGCTGCGAGTTGAGAACCTTGGCCTTCGCCATGTTTCGCGGTCAGGCCCGACGACGATCCTCAGCGAGGTTAGCTTCGAACTTAGGCATGGCGAGATCCTCGGCATCATCGGTGAGTCTGGCGCCGGAAAGTCGACCGTCGGCAATGCCATCCTCGGATTGCTCGCTCCTGAGTTCGAGCAGACGTCCGGAACGATCGCCTTCGATGGCAAAGCGATCGATGCGATGACGGCAGGTGAGCGCGAGGCGCTTCGAGGACGGCGAATATCGGCGATCTTCCAGGATCACACCGCCTCCCTGGATCCGCTGATGAGCGTCGGCGCCCAAGTCGAGGAAACCTGCCTTGCGCTCGATAGTTCACTTTCCAGGCGTAAGGCGCGCGCCCGCGCGATCGATCTCCTTGCCCGTGTCGGAATTCCGGAGCCGGAGCGGCGATACCGCAACTACCCACACCAGTTCTCCGGCGGGCAGAGGCAACGCGTCGTCATCGCCATTGCCCTTGCCGGCTCTCCCGACATCATCATCGCCGACGAGCCGACGTCAGCGCTCGATGCGACGGTCCAGAAGCAGGTTCTGGAACTTCTAAAGACCCTTGTCGACGAAACCGGTGTCTCGATCATCCTCGTCACCCACGACATGGGCGTGACCTCCGAGATTGCCGACCGGGTTCTCGTCATGCGAAAGGGCCAAGTGGTCGAAGCGGATCGCACGGCCGTTATTCTCGATCGGCCCCGCCACGACTACACGAGAATGCTGCTTGCCGCCGTTCCAAGGCTTCGCATTCCGACAGGAACTGCCAAGGCGGTTGACGATGGCGACCAGAATCACTCTCCTGCGACAGGCGGGGACCAAAGCCCGCTTCTGGTCGCGGAAGGAGTTTCGAAACAGTTCGCGCCGCAGGGTGTTGCCTGGGGGCTTGGCCGGGGTAAGCCCAGGTTTGGCTTGCGTGACGTCGGCATCCGGCTGCCGCGCGGCACGATCACCGGGATCGTCGGCGAGAGCGGAAGCGGAAAGACGACCTTCGGCCGCATCCTCGCGGGCCTCGACACGGCGCCGACGGGCAGGATCAAGATCGGCGAACGGGCCTTCGACGTTTCGCGAAGCGGCCGCCGCAGCGGTCTTCTTGGCCGCGTCCAGATGATCTTTCAGGATCCCTCCGTCTCCCTGAACCCCAGGATGACCGTCGGCGAGACGCTCGACGAAAGCATCCGCTTCGGCGCAAGAATCGGCTCCGGAGACAAGCCGGCGGTCGCGGCGGCGATGATGGATCGGCTTGGTCTTCCCAGAAGCCTGCTCGGGCGCCATCCGCATCAGCTCTCCGGTGGCCAGAAGCAGCGCGTTTGTATCGCTCGTGCCTTGTTGGCAGAGCCTGAGATCATCGTCGCGGACGAGCCGACGTCGGCGCTCGACGTGTCGGTCCAGGCCGAGATCGTCAAGCTCCTGAAGGACACCATCGCCGAGCGGGACATGACGATGATCTTCATCTCCCATGACCTCGCCGTCGTCCAGCAGATGTGCAGTTCCGTCTACATTTTCAGAGACGGCCGGGTCGAGGATTACGGGCCGGCTGAGTTCATCTTCTCGCGATCCGACAATCCCTACACCCGCACCCTCATCAATGCCCGGCCCCGTCGGTTCACATGCTGA
- the pepT gene encoding peptidase T, with protein MEVQKELISRFLRYAAIESQSNCRCQSLPSSPGQAALATLLVDEMRAIGLEDVLIDEHAIVTGVKRGNKPEVPPIGFIAHLDTVDVGLSPFVRPQILRFEGEDLCLNAGEDIWLRVAEHTEVLDWLGEDIIVGDGTSVLGADNKAAIAIIMTMLARLDQQVGHGDVFIAFVPDEEIGLRGAKALDLSRFPCDFAYTIDCCELGEVVLETFNAASCEIVFTGVSAHPMSAKGMLINPLLMAMDFISHFDREETPECTEERQGFFWFKDLIANDSEAVLTALIRDFDTDGFNRRKRLIADVAEQMRSRYPTGNVRCQVTDTYRNISTSLARDDRAIAILFNAMEGLGIEKKVIPMRGGTDGAVLSARGIPTPNFFTGAYNFHSRYEFLPVPAFERSFEVALKICHLAGSRRPA; from the coding sequence ATGGAAGTTCAGAAAGAACTCATCAGCCGGTTTCTTCGCTATGCCGCGATCGAGAGCCAAAGCAACTGCCGCTGCCAATCCCTGCCATCCTCGCCCGGACAGGCTGCTCTTGCAACTTTGCTCGTCGACGAGATGCGCGCCATCGGCCTGGAGGACGTCCTCATCGACGAGCATGCCATCGTGACGGGCGTCAAACGTGGCAACAAGCCTGAGGTACCACCGATCGGCTTCATCGCGCATCTCGACACGGTCGATGTCGGCCTCTCGCCCTTCGTCCGCCCACAAATTCTCCGCTTCGAAGGCGAGGACCTTTGCCTTAACGCCGGAGAAGACATCTGGCTCCGGGTCGCCGAACATACGGAAGTTCTTGACTGGTTGGGGGAAGACATCATCGTCGGTGACGGCACCAGCGTGCTCGGTGCGGATAACAAGGCCGCCATCGCGATCATCATGACGATGCTTGCCCGGCTCGATCAGCAGGTCGGCCACGGCGATGTCTTCATCGCCTTCGTGCCGGACGAGGAAATCGGATTGCGCGGCGCCAAGGCGCTGGACCTCTCCCGCTTTCCCTGTGATTTTGCGTACACGATCGACTGCTGCGAACTTGGCGAGGTGGTCCTGGAGACATTCAACGCCGCATCCTGCGAGATCGTCTTTACCGGCGTCAGTGCGCACCCGATGTCCGCAAAAGGAATGCTCATCAATCCGCTGCTGATGGCGATGGACTTCATCTCCCACTTCGACCGCGAGGAGACGCCTGAATGCACGGAGGAACGCCAGGGCTTCTTCTGGTTCAAGGACCTCATCGCCAACGACAGCGAGGCAGTACTGACCGCATTGATCCGGGATTTCGACACAGATGGCTTCAATCGGCGCAAACGCCTGATCGCCGACGTCGCGGAACAAATGCGATCACGTTATCCCACCGGGAATGTCCGCTGCCAGGTCACCGATACCTATCGAAACATCTCCACGAGCCTCGCGCGTGACGATCGTGCCATCGCTATTCTATTCAATGCCATGGAGGGACTCGGGATCGAGAAGAAAGTGATTCCGATGCGCGGCGGCACCGATGGCGCGGTCCTCTCAGCCAGAGGGATACCGACACCGAACTTCTTCACCGGCGCCTACAACTTCCATTCACGTTACGAGTTTCTGCCGGTACCAGCCTTCGAAAGGTCGTTTGAAGTTGCGCTGAAGATTTGCCATTTGGCTGGTTCAAGACGACCTGCTTAA